The Chryseobacterium sp. LJ668 genome segment TTCTTTTTGACGAATGCCTTTGATTTGTTTTTCTAAAAAATCTTCAGCAAACTTTTTGGCTTCTTCTATTTGTGAAGCAGAAGAGTTTTTATTGTAAAAAGCAATTTCATGCCCTTGAGCAGAAATTGCTTTTATTAAATTTTTAAGTTTTTCGATAAGAGAAATCTCGATAAAAAAGCTCGCTTTTATTTCATGAATATCTAAAATTCTAAGAATCGATTTAGTATTCGCCTCTGTGATTGATAACCTTTCATCATCAAAAATCTGAACATCATTTTTAGTCTCAGATTCAATATTCATCAAATTAAAGGTCAGTAAAATCATTTAAACTTAAATTTATATAAAAATTATAAAATGCTATTAATCAATAGTTAAATAACATTTTAATTAAAGTAAAACTTATCTTAAATTTATTTTGATAATTTAACTTTTAGATTTTTAATCATGTCTTTAGACATTTCAGAAATTCCAAAATCATAAGAAAGATTCCAATCTTTTTTGGCAATAGAATCATCAATTGACGATGGCCAAGAATCTGCAATTGCCTGTCTGAAATCCGGTTTATAATCAATTTCAAATTCAGGAATTTCTTTCTTAATTTCGTCTGCCAATTCTTTTGGCGTAAAAGACATTCCGCCCAAATTATAAGAAGAACGAACCGTTAAACTTTCTTTCGGAGCTTCCATCAATTTTAAAGTAGCGTTGATCGCATCATCCATATACAACATCGGCATTGCAGTATCTTCGGAGATGAAGCTCGTATACTTCCCCTCTTCCACTGCTTCGTAGAAAATCTCCACAGCGTAATCAGTCGTTCCTCCACCTGCAGGAGTTTTCCATGAAATCAACCCCGGATATCTGATGCTTCTGACATCAACTCCATATTTATCAAAATAATATTCACACCATTTTTCGCCTGCCATTTTTGAAATACCATAAACGGTCGTCGGATTTAAGACTACATCCTGACCAACATTATGTTTAGGAATTCCTTTTCCAAATACAGCAATAGAACTAGGCCAGAAGATCTTGTGAAGCAATCCCTCTTTCGCCATTTCACAAAAATGAAGAAGTGGTTCAAGATTCAGTTTCCATGCAAAGATCGGTTGTTTTTCAGAAGTTCCTGATAATAAAGAAGCCAAATGATAGACGGTAGTAATATCGTAATCTTTGATGATCTGTCTCACCAATTGTGTATTGGTAACATCCATTCTTTCATAATATCCTGCAGAGGTAATGCCTTTTTGCCATCTGTCTAACCCTGAAGCTACTACATTTTCAGCTCCGTGAATTTCTACAAGTCTGTTGGTAAGCTCTGTGCCTATTTGACCTAAAGCTCCTGTAATGAGAATTTTTTCCGTGAAGGATTCCATTTTTATATTTTATTAGATGAGTAAAAGCAAAAATAGAGATTTTGAGTACTATAAGAAAACAAAATTGTAAATTCGGATATA includes the following:
- a CDS encoding NAD-dependent epimerase/dehydratase family protein; amino-acid sequence: MESFTEKILITGALGQIGTELTNRLVEIHGAENVVASGLDRWQKGITSAGYYERMDVTNTQLVRQIIKDYDITTVYHLASLLSGTSEKQPIFAWKLNLEPLLHFCEMAKEGLLHKIFWPSSIAVFGKGIPKHNVGQDVVLNPTTVYGISKMAGEKWCEYYFDKYGVDVRSIRYPGLISWKTPAGGGTTDYAVEIFYEAVEEGKYTSFISEDTAMPMLYMDDAINATLKLMEAPKESLTVRSSYNLGGMSFTPKELADEIKKEIPEFEIDYKPDFRQAIADSWPSSIDDSIAKKDWNLSYDFGISEMSKDMIKNLKVKLSK